In Nocardioides sp. zg-1228, a single window of DNA contains:
- a CDS encoding NAD(P)-binding domain-containing protein, protein MAYFVKQSHRAPAVTSPVPVDESLPRACIIGAGSSGIAAAKQLYLAGVPFDCFEKGRDIGGTWVLDNSNGQSACYDTLEINTSCPRMAFSDFPMPEDYPPYARHDQVRAYFEQYVDHFGFRDTITFDTTVQDVSRSADGRWDVRISGPGGTETRTYDAVLVANGHHWDPRWPEPAYPGTFDGEQIHAHDYRSGEQLAGRDVVVVGAGNSAMDIAVESSLVARTTTWSVRRTEWVLRKFLLGRPSDQVALPGWLPWWVTAARLRLGAAYAGSMTKYGLPAPTHKPGQSHPVQSDRIRERLDAGAITARPGIERLDGDRVVFVDGTDAPADLIVWATGYRVSFPFLAPDLVSPHDNDLPLWKRTVHPDLPGLYFIGLVQAIGAVMPIAEAQSAWIADTLAGRYVPPAGDVVRRQMDAEHRRDKRQFYASPRHTMEVDFDHYLWDLDRERKAGRARAATRTPSLGSAAGPAASASVAAAAPTSGGGGVRRTLARVLLGAARWRAVGEVPQRAVLVGAPHTSNWDWVLTILLAWRYGIDIRLLVKKELFVGPLGWLLRRTGAVALDRKNPSATIKALLAEAEGDDPWLLGLAAEGTRSRGEYWKSGFYRIARQTGLPITLAFIDAPSRTVGWGPTFHPTGDVRADMDLVRAFYTDKTGIRPDDFTPPRLREED, encoded by the coding sequence ATGGCCTACTTCGTCAAGCAGTCCCACCGCGCCCCCGCGGTCACCTCGCCCGTCCCGGTCGACGAGTCGCTCCCGCGCGCGTGCATCATCGGCGCCGGCTCGTCGGGCATCGCCGCGGCCAAGCAGCTCTACCTCGCCGGAGTCCCGTTCGACTGCTTCGAGAAGGGTCGCGACATCGGCGGCACCTGGGTCCTCGACAACTCCAACGGGCAGTCGGCCTGCTACGACACCCTCGAGATCAACACGTCCTGCCCGCGGATGGCGTTCTCGGACTTCCCGATGCCCGAGGACTACCCGCCCTACGCACGGCACGACCAAGTGCGCGCCTACTTCGAGCAGTACGTCGACCACTTCGGCTTCCGCGACACGATCACGTTCGACACCACCGTCCAGGACGTCTCCCGCTCGGCCGACGGGCGCTGGGACGTGCGGATCTCCGGACCCGGCGGCACCGAGACCCGCACCTACGACGCGGTGCTCGTCGCCAACGGCCACCACTGGGACCCGCGGTGGCCCGAGCCGGCCTATCCCGGCACGTTCGACGGAGAGCAGATCCACGCCCACGACTACCGCTCCGGCGAGCAGCTCGCCGGGCGCGACGTCGTCGTGGTCGGCGCCGGCAACTCCGCGATGGACATCGCGGTGGAGTCGTCGCTCGTGGCGCGTACGACGACGTGGTCGGTGCGCCGCACGGAGTGGGTGCTGCGCAAGTTCCTCCTGGGCCGGCCGAGCGACCAGGTCGCCCTGCCGGGGTGGCTGCCGTGGTGGGTCACGGCGGCGCGCCTGCGGCTCGGCGCCGCCTACGCCGGCAGCATGACGAAGTACGGCCTGCCGGCCCCGACCCACAAGCCCGGCCAGTCGCACCCCGTCCAGTCCGACCGGATCCGCGAGCGACTCGACGCCGGCGCGATCACCGCTCGGCCCGGCATCGAGCGACTCGACGGCGACCGGGTGGTCTTCGTCGACGGCACCGACGCGCCGGCCGACCTGATCGTCTGGGCGACCGGCTACCGGGTCAGCTTCCCGTTCCTCGCCCCCGACCTGGTGTCCCCACACGACAACGACCTGCCGCTGTGGAAGCGCACCGTCCACCCGGACCTGCCGGGCCTCTACTTCATCGGCCTCGTCCAGGCCATCGGCGCGGTGATGCCGATCGCCGAGGCGCAGTCGGCGTGGATCGCGGACACGCTCGCCGGTCGCTACGTCCCGCCGGCCGGCGACGTCGTACGCCGCCAGATGGACGCCGAGCACCGTCGCGACAAGCGGCAGTTCTACGCCTCGCCGCGCCACACGATGGAGGTCGACTTCGACCACTACCTGTGGGACCTCGACCGCGAGCGCAAGGCCGGTCGGGCGCGGGCCGCGACGCGTACGCCGTCCCTCGGCTCGGCCGCTGGGCCGGCGGCCTCCGCGTCCGTCGCGGCTGCCGCGCCGACGTCAGGCGGTGGGGGAGTGCGCCGCACGCTCGCCCGCGTCCTGCTGGGCGCGGCCCGCTGGCGGGCCGTGGGCGAGGTGCCCCAGCGCGCCGTCCTCGTCGGCGCCCCGCACACCTCCAACTGGGACTGGGTGCTCACCATCCTCCTGGCGTGGCGCTACGGCATCGACATCCGGCTGCTCGTCAAGAAGGAGCTCTTCGTGGGCCCCCTGGGCTGGCTCCTGCGCCGCACCGGCGCCGTCGCGCTGGACCGGAAGAACCCGTCGGCGACCATCAAGGCGCTGCTCGCCGAGGCCGAGGGCGACGACCCCTGGTTGCTCGGCCTCGCCGCGGAGGGCACCCGCTCGCGCGGGGAGTACTGGAAGTCGGGGTTCTACCGGATCGCCCGCCAGACCGGCCTCCCGATCACCCTCGCGTTCATCGATGCGCCGTCCCGCACGGTCGGCTGGGGGCCGACCTTCCACCCGACCGGCGACGTCCGCGCCGACATGGACCTGGTGCGCGCCTTCTACACCGACAAGACCGGCATCCGCCCCGACGACTTCACGCCGCCCCGCCTGCGCGAGGAGGACTGA
- a CDS encoding co-chaperone GroES yields MLHDRILVEVDQEAGERRSTGGIVIPATAAMGARRLAWSRVIAVGPHARAVEIGDRVLFDPEDKAEVEVQGEVYVVMRERDVHAVAAERLEGGSTGLYL; encoded by the coding sequence ATGCTCCACGACCGCATCCTCGTCGAGGTCGACCAGGAGGCCGGGGAGCGCCGGTCCACCGGCGGCATCGTCATCCCGGCGACCGCCGCGATGGGCGCACGGCGACTGGCCTGGTCGCGCGTGATCGCCGTGGGCCCCCACGCCCGCGCCGTCGAGATCGGTGACCGCGTGCTCTTCGACCCCGAGGACAAGGCCGAGGTCGAGGTGCAGGGCGAGGTCTACGTCGTCATGCGCGAGCGCGACGTCCACGCGGTCGCCGCGGAGCGCCTCGAGGGCGGCTCCACCGGGCTCTACCTCTAG
- a CDS encoding DUF3618 domain-containing protein: MTQDMSALEREIEETRERLASTIDQLAYRAHPKTIIGRQVTTLKAHFVDLDTGEPRTDNILQAAGIVVGVVVLLGIVRKVAR, encoded by the coding sequence GTGACCCAGGACATGAGCGCGCTCGAGCGCGAGATCGAGGAGACGCGCGAGCGGCTGGCCTCGACAATCGACCAGCTCGCCTACCGTGCCCACCCCAAGACGATCATCGGCCGCCAGGTGACGACCCTGAAGGCGCACTTCGTCGACCTCGACACGGGCGAGCCGCGCACCGACAACATCCTCCAGGCCGCCGGCATCGTGGTCGGCGTCGTCGTCCTGCTCGGCATCGTCCGGAAGGTCGCGCGCTGA
- a CDS encoding ABC transporter ATP-binding protein, which produces MSTPVLDVRGLAFAYPDGHQALFGVDLHVHRGERVALLGPNGAGKTTLVLHLNGILTAGRGSVTVSGLPVAKQHLLEIRRRVGIVFQDPDDQLFLGTVRQDVAFGPANLGLKGAELDRRVMDALDRVGMADFVDRPPHHLSYGQRRRVAVATVLAMEPEVLVLDEPSSNLDPASRRELADILRSLDVTVFMVTHDLPYALELCPRSVVLSEGVVVADRPTFDVLTDDELMAAHRLELPWGFDPRRIDSLPG; this is translated from the coding sequence GTGAGCACCCCCGTCCTCGACGTCCGCGGGCTGGCGTTCGCCTACCCCGACGGCCACCAGGCGCTCTTCGGGGTCGACCTCCACGTCCACCGGGGCGAGCGGGTCGCCCTGCTCGGTCCCAACGGCGCGGGCAAGACCACCCTCGTGCTCCACCTCAACGGCATCCTCACCGCGGGCCGGGGTTCGGTCACGGTCAGCGGGCTCCCGGTCGCCAAGCAGCACCTCCTCGAGATCCGGCGCCGCGTCGGCATCGTCTTCCAGGACCCCGACGACCAGCTCTTCCTCGGCACCGTCCGCCAGGACGTCGCCTTCGGGCCGGCCAACCTCGGGCTCAAGGGCGCCGAGCTCGACCGCCGGGTGATGGACGCGCTCGACCGGGTCGGCATGGCCGACTTCGTCGACCGGCCGCCGCACCACCTGTCCTACGGCCAGCGCCGCCGCGTCGCGGTGGCCACCGTGCTGGCGATGGAGCCGGAGGTCCTGGTGCTCGACGAGCCCTCCTCCAACCTCGACCCCGCCTCGCGCCGCGAGCTCGCCGACATCCTCCGCAGCCTCGACGTGACGGTGTTCATGGTCACTCACGACCTGCCCTACGCCCTCGAGCTGTGCCCGCGCAGCGTCGTGCTCAGCGAGGGGGTCGTGGTCGCCGACCGGCCGACGTTCGACGTCCTCACCGACGACGAGCTGATGGCCGCCCACCGGCTCGAGCTGCCGTGGGGGTTCGACCCGCGTCGCATTGATAGCCTTCCCGGGTGA
- the cbiQ gene encoding cobalt ECF transporter T component CbiQ: MGAGHGHRLHFHGHSPVHRAPAHLKVLALLGFMLVVVATPREAYPLFAVEAAVLLGVIALSRVPLRYLLPRMVVELPFVVFAVLMPFIAHGPRTEVLGVSVSEPGLVAGVALLVKGSIGVLASLTLAATTEPQDLLRGLQRLRAPDLIVQIMGFMIRYLDVVTDELTRMMTALRSRGCDPRSPRHWPVLARSLGALFIRSYERGERVHLAMLSRGYDGKLPS; encoded by the coding sequence ATGGGTGCCGGGCACGGGCACCGGCTCCACTTCCACGGGCACAGCCCGGTCCATCGCGCGCCCGCGCACCTCAAGGTGCTGGCGCTGCTCGGCTTCATGCTCGTGGTCGTCGCCACCCCGCGCGAGGCCTACCCGCTGTTCGCGGTCGAGGCCGCGGTCCTGCTGGGCGTCATCGCGCTCTCCCGGGTGCCGCTGCGCTACCTGCTGCCCCGCATGGTCGTCGAGCTGCCGTTCGTGGTCTTCGCCGTGCTGATGCCCTTCATCGCCCACGGGCCGCGCACCGAGGTGCTGGGGGTGAGCGTCTCCGAGCCCGGGCTCGTCGCCGGCGTCGCGCTGCTGGTCAAGGGCAGCATCGGCGTTCTCGCCTCGCTCACCCTCGCCGCCACCACCGAGCCGCAGGACCTGCTCCGGGGACTGCAGCGGCTGCGCGCGCCCGACCTGATCGTGCAGATCATGGGCTTCATGATCCGCTACCTCGACGTCGTCACCGACGAGCTCACCCGGATGATGACGGCGCTGCGCTCGCGCGGCTGCGACCCCCGCTCGCCGCGCCACTGGCCGGTGCTGGCACGTTCGCTGGGCGCGCTGTTCATCCGGTCCTACGAACGGGGCGAGCGCGTCCACCTCGCGATGCTCTCGCGCGGCTACGACGGGAAGCTGCCGTCGTGA
- a CDS encoding PDGLE domain-containing protein, whose translation MSTRRFFAVALVVSLLVAGVASYYASSHPDGLEYVAEQTGFIDSAEDSATADSPLADYQTSGVDDARISGGLAGVIGVVVMLLLSTGLFWLVRRRGPDGPDAAPREASHDDTPSTRTPGS comes from the coding sequence ATGAGCACCCGCCGCTTCTTCGCCGTCGCCCTGGTCGTCAGCCTGCTCGTCGCAGGCGTCGCGAGCTACTACGCCAGCTCGCACCCCGACGGCTTGGAGTACGTCGCCGAGCAGACCGGCTTCATCGACTCCGCGGAGGACTCCGCTACCGCCGACAGCCCTCTCGCCGACTACCAGACCTCCGGCGTCGACGACGCCCGGATCAGCGGTGGGCTCGCCGGCGTGATCGGCGTGGTCGTGATGCTGCTGCTGAGCACGGGCCTGTTCTGGCTGGTGCGCCGCCGCGGGCCCGACGGGCCCGACGCCGCGCCCCGGGAGGCGTCCCACGACGACACACCCTCGACGCGCACGCCGGGGTCCTGA
- a CDS encoding energy-coupling factor ABC transporter permease, with product MHVPDGFLDAPTSVATGVVAATAVALSLRGARRELDDRTAPMAGLVATFVFAAQMINFPVGAGTSGHLMGGALAAVLVGPWTAVLCLSVVLLVQALLMADGGITALGTNITLIGIVTVAVGWVVFVGLRRVLPKRLGMVAPAAAVAALVSVPVAALVFTGLFAVGGNIEVDLGAVLTAMLGWHTVIGLGEAVVTGLVVASVVAARPDLVHGARPLLVERELELRDGVHR from the coding sequence GTGCACGTGCCCGACGGTTTCCTCGACGCCCCCACCTCGGTGGCCACCGGGGTCGTGGCGGCCACCGCGGTCGCCCTGTCCCTGCGCGGTGCGCGACGCGAGCTGGACGACCGCACGGCGCCGATGGCCGGGCTGGTCGCGACCTTCGTGTTCGCCGCGCAGATGATCAACTTCCCGGTGGGCGCGGGCACCAGCGGCCACCTCATGGGCGGTGCTCTCGCCGCGGTCCTGGTCGGGCCGTGGACCGCGGTGCTGTGCCTGTCGGTGGTGCTCCTGGTCCAGGCCCTGCTGATGGCCGACGGCGGCATCACCGCGCTCGGCACCAACATCACCCTCATCGGCATCGTCACCGTCGCCGTCGGCTGGGTGGTGTTCGTCGGCCTGCGCCGCGTGCTGCCCAAGCGCCTCGGCATGGTCGCGCCCGCAGCCGCGGTCGCCGCCCTGGTCAGCGTGCCGGTCGCGGCCCTCGTCTTCACCGGCCTCTTCGCCGTCGGCGGCAACATCGAGGTGGACCTCGGCGCCGTCCTCACCGCGATGCTGGGCTGGCACACCGTCATCGGCCTCGGAGAGGCCGTCGTCACCGGCCTGGTGGTCGCGAGCGTCGTCGCGGCCCGCCCCGACCTCGTCCACGGCGCCCGACCACTGCTCGTCGAGCGCGAGCTCGAGCTGCGAGACGGAGTCCACCGATGA
- the bcp gene encoding thioredoxin-dependent thiol peroxidase: protein MPDRLSPGDAAPDFTLPSDTGEPISLSGLRGRKVILYFYPAAMTPGCTTQACDFSESLESLRGEGYEVLGVSKDAPAKLAKFRERDALTLTLLSDEDLAVHRAYGAFGTKKLYGKEVEGVIRSTFVIDEDGTVELAQYNVKATGHVAKLRRDLGLA, encoded by the coding sequence ATGCCCGACCGCCTCTCCCCCGGCGACGCCGCACCCGACTTCACCCTCCCCAGCGACACCGGCGAGCCCATCTCGCTGTCGGGCCTGCGCGGCCGGAAGGTGATCCTCTACTTCTACCCCGCCGCGATGACGCCCGGCTGCACCACGCAGGCCTGCGACTTCTCCGAGTCGCTCGAGTCGCTGCGCGGCGAGGGATACGAGGTGCTCGGCGTGTCCAAGGACGCCCCCGCCAAGCTCGCGAAGTTCCGCGAGCGCGACGCGCTGACGCTGACGTTGCTCTCCGACGAGGACCTGGCCGTGCACAGGGCCTACGGCGCGTTCGGCACCAAGAAGCTCTACGGCAAGGAGGTCGAGGGCGTGATCCGCTCGACCTTCGTGATCGACGAGGACGGCACGGTCGAGCTGGCGCAGTACAACGTGAAGGCCACCGGCCACGTCGCCAAGCTGCGTCGGGACCTAGGGTTGGCCTGA
- a CDS encoding bile acid:sodium symporter family protein, producing MDSALTTVGLPVALAIIMFGLGLDLTVGDFKRIGRAPRAVAVSLACQVLLLPLVCFALVVLFDLPALLGIGMLLLAASPGGTTANLFSHLFRGDVALNITLTAINTVIAVVTLPLITGLAIAYYDRQDDVSMPLVEIVKVFALILLPVGIGMVVNDRAPAFARRMDKPVRIGSAVILAVLVLGILLDQREDVGDYLADVGVIAALFCAISLVVGYYVPKALGVTGPQAIASSMEVGVHNATLAIFVAVEVLDEVEISVPAAVYSLVMFAFAALWGAWVSRQVGGAREGAALDADSVA from the coding sequence ATGGACTCCGCGCTCACCACCGTCGGACTGCCCGTCGCCCTGGCGATCATCATGTTCGGCCTCGGGCTCGACCTGACGGTCGGCGACTTCAAGCGCATCGGCCGGGCACCGCGGGCGGTGGCCGTCTCGCTGGCCTGCCAGGTCCTGCTGCTGCCGCTCGTCTGCTTCGCGCTGGTGGTGCTCTTCGACCTGCCGGCCCTGCTCGGCATCGGCATGCTCCTGCTCGCCGCCTCGCCGGGCGGCACGACCGCCAACCTGTTCAGCCACCTCTTCCGCGGCGATGTCGCCCTCAACATCACGCTGACGGCCATCAACACCGTCATCGCCGTGGTGACGCTCCCCCTCATCACCGGGCTCGCCATCGCCTACTACGACCGGCAGGACGACGTCTCGATGCCGCTGGTCGAGATCGTCAAGGTGTTCGCGCTGATCCTCCTGCCCGTCGGCATCGGCATGGTGGTCAACGACCGCGCGCCCGCCTTCGCCCGCCGGATGGACAAGCCCGTGCGGATCGGCTCCGCGGTGATCCTCGCCGTGCTGGTGCTCGGGATCCTGCTCGACCAGCGCGAGGACGTCGGCGACTACCTCGCCGACGTCGGCGTCATCGCTGCGCTCTTCTGCGCGATCAGCCTGGTCGTGGGCTACTACGTGCCGAAGGCGCTGGGCGTCACCGGGCCGCAGGCGATCGCCTCTTCGATGGAGGTCGGCGTGCACAACGCGACGCTCGCGATCTTCGTCGCGGTCGAGGTGCTCGACGAGGTCGAGATCTCGGTGCCGGCGGCCGTCTACTCGCTGGTGATGTTCGCCTTCGCCGCCCTGTGGGGCGCGTGGGTCAGCCGGCAGGTCGGCGGCGCCCGGGAGGGCGCAGCCCTCGATGCCGACTCAGTCGCCTGA
- the rdgB gene encoding RdgB/HAM1 family non-canonical purine NTP pyrophosphatase: protein MKVFLASANAKKIVEMQRILAEHAPGIEVLGIGDVEGYVEPVEDQPSFEGNALLKARAGVAATGLPSIADDSGLCVDALNGMPGVLSARWSGQDKSDARNNELLLDQLRDVPDERRGAHFTCAVAWVMPDGRERVVEGRMDGRITREVRGSGGFGYDVVFVAVEHEADDLTSAELEPGEKDRISHRGRALRALAPQVASDLSGD, encoded by the coding sequence GTGAAGGTGTTCCTGGCCTCGGCCAACGCCAAGAAGATCGTCGAGATGCAGCGGATCCTGGCCGAGCACGCGCCCGGGATCGAGGTCCTCGGCATCGGTGACGTCGAGGGCTACGTCGAGCCCGTGGAGGACCAGCCGAGCTTCGAGGGCAACGCCCTGCTCAAGGCGCGCGCCGGTGTCGCCGCCACCGGTCTGCCGTCGATCGCCGACGACAGCGGGCTGTGCGTCGACGCCCTCAACGGCATGCCGGGGGTGCTGTCGGCCCGGTGGTCGGGCCAGGACAAGTCCGACGCCCGCAACAACGAGCTGCTGCTCGACCAGCTCCGCGACGTCCCGGACGAGCGGCGCGGCGCGCACTTCACCTGCGCCGTGGCCTGGGTGATGCCCGACGGGCGCGAGCGCGTGGTCGAGGGCCGCATGGACGGCCGGATCACCCGCGAGGTGCGGGGGAGCGGCGGCTTCGGCTACGACGTGGTCTTCGTCGCCGTCGAGCACGAGGCCGACGACCTCACCTCCGCCGAGCTCGAGCCGGGGGAGAAGGACCGGATCTCGCACCGGGGGCGGGCGCTGCGCGCCCTGGCGCCGCAGGTCGCGTCCGACCTCTCAGGCGACTGA
- the rph gene encoding ribonuclease PH, which produces MTSAARADGRADDELRPITITRHWLDHAAGSVLVEFGGTKVLCAASASEGVPRWRKGSGLGWVTAEYAMLPAATNTRSDRESVKGRIGGRTHEISRLIGRSLRAVIDYQALGENTIVLDCDVLQADGGTRTAAITGAYVALADAVAHLRETGALAGEPLTGSVAAVSVGIIDGVPRLDLPYEEDVRAETDMNVVMTGEGAYVEVQGTAEGAAFDRAELDALLSLAEKGCADLTRLQHEALAR; this is translated from the coding sequence ATGACTTCTGCTGCCCGCGCCGACGGCCGCGCCGACGACGAGCTCCGCCCGATCACGATCACGCGCCACTGGCTCGACCACGCCGCGGGGTCGGTCCTCGTCGAGTTCGGCGGCACCAAGGTGCTCTGCGCCGCGTCCGCCTCCGAGGGCGTGCCCCGCTGGCGCAAGGGCTCGGGCCTGGGGTGGGTGACCGCCGAGTACGCGATGCTGCCCGCCGCGACCAACACCCGTTCGGACCGCGAGTCGGTCAAGGGCCGCATCGGCGGTCGTACGCACGAGATCTCGCGCCTCATCGGCCGCTCGTTGCGCGCCGTCATCGACTACCAGGCCCTCGGCGAGAACACGATCGTGCTCGACTGCGACGTCCTCCAGGCCGACGGCGGCACCCGCACCGCCGCGATCACCGGGGCCTACGTCGCCCTGGCCGACGCCGTGGCGCACCTGCGCGAGACCGGCGCCCTCGCCGGGGAGCCGCTCACCGGCTCGGTCGCCGCCGTCAGCGTCGGCATCATCGACGGAGTGCCCCGCCTCGACCTGCCCTACGAGGAGGACGTCCGCGCCGAGACCGACATGAACGTCGTGATGACCGGCGAGGGCGCCTACGTCGAGGTGCAGGGCACGGCCGAGGGCGCCGCCTTCGACCGCGCCGAGCTCGACGCGCTGCTGAGCCTCGCCGAGAAGGGCTGCGCCGACCTGACCCGCCTCCAGCACGAGGCGCTGGCCCGGTGA
- a CDS encoding histidine kinase: MTPRPDTQPELTWVSHTWRYAACLVFSAAVWQVVAATEWREHRLLFGVELALGAASYVLVHFRRQAPVQVALAVAGLSALSGIAAGPATLAALSVATRRRWREVLLVGGTSIVAAQAWATVAPVRGDDLVVTALVNVAVNAGVMGWGLYIGSRRELLGDLRHRAERLEHEQELRVGKARSAERARIAREMHDVVAHRITQVSMQAGALAFRADLHADQLREGLGEIQRQANDALHELRGVLGVLRQDDPSPPTARPQPTYDDVPALIDEARSLGLEVDWDDEVDTTAAVPPATGRTVYRIVQEGITNVRKHAPGAQVRIRSAGDEERGITVVVSNPLGERPSAAPGAGLGLVGLRERTELRGGRLEKRTEGATFVLEAWLPWAP; encoded by the coding sequence GTGACGCCACGCCCCGACACCCAACCCGAGCTCACGTGGGTGTCGCACACATGGCGCTACGCCGCCTGCCTGGTGTTCTCCGCGGCCGTCTGGCAGGTGGTGGCGGCGACCGAGTGGCGCGAGCACCGCCTCCTCTTCGGCGTCGAGCTCGCGCTCGGCGCAGCCTCCTATGTCCTCGTCCACTTCCGCCGGCAGGCCCCGGTGCAGGTCGCGCTGGCGGTCGCCGGGCTGAGCGCCCTCTCCGGCATCGCGGCCGGGCCCGCCACCCTGGCGGCGCTGTCGGTCGCCACCCGCCGACGCTGGCGCGAGGTGCTGCTGGTCGGCGGCACCAGCATCGTCGCGGCGCAGGCGTGGGCGACGGTCGCGCCGGTCCGCGGCGACGACCTCGTGGTGACCGCCCTGGTCAACGTGGCGGTCAACGCCGGGGTCATGGGGTGGGGCCTCTACATCGGGTCGCGACGCGAGCTGCTCGGCGACCTGCGCCACCGCGCCGAGCGGCTCGAGCACGAGCAGGAGCTGCGGGTCGGCAAGGCCCGCTCGGCGGAGCGGGCCCGCATCGCGCGCGAGATGCACGACGTGGTGGCGCACCGCATCACGCAGGTCTCCATGCAGGCCGGAGCCCTCGCCTTCCGCGCCGACCTCCACGCCGACCAGCTCCGCGAGGGCCTCGGCGAGATCCAGCGCCAGGCCAACGACGCGCTCCACGAGCTGCGCGGGGTGCTGGGCGTGCTGCGCCAGGACGACCCGAGTCCGCCCACCGCCCGCCCGCAGCCGACGTACGACGACGTCCCCGCGCTCATCGACGAGGCGCGCTCACTCGGCCTCGAGGTCGACTGGGACGACGAGGTGGACACGACCGCCGCGGTCCCGCCCGCCACCGGTCGCACGGTCTACCGGATCGTGCAGGAGGGCATCACCAACGTGCGCAAGCACGCGCCCGGCGCGCAGGTGCGGATCCGCTCCGCGGGCGACGAGGAGCGCGGCATCACGGTGGTGGTGAGCAACCCGTTGGGCGAGCGTCCCAGCGCGGCGCCGGGGGCCGGCCTCGGGCTCGTCGGGCTGCGCGAGCGCACCGAGCTGCGCGGCGGCCGGCTCGAGAAGCGCACGGAGGGGGCGACGTTCGTCCTGGAGGCTTGGTTACCGTGGGCGCCGTGA
- a CDS encoding response regulator transcription factor, with translation MIRVLLVDDDPLVRSALTLMLGGQSDLEVVGEAADGEEGLAQVAQHEPDVVLMDIRMPVMDGLEATQVLHSRPSPPAVVVLTTFDADDHVLRAVAAGADGFLLKDTAPADIVGAIRTVAAGDAMLSPSATRSLVSRLRGSSPSARTSTAADRLTVLTERELEVAVCVGRGLSNSEIASELYLSIPTVKSHVSRLLTKLECTNRVQVAMVVHDAGLV, from the coding sequence GTGATCCGCGTGCTGCTCGTCGACGACGACCCGCTCGTGCGCTCTGCGCTCACCCTCATGCTCGGGGGCCAGTCGGACCTCGAGGTCGTGGGCGAGGCCGCCGACGGCGAGGAGGGCCTGGCGCAGGTCGCCCAGCACGAGCCCGACGTGGTGCTCATGGACATCCGGATGCCGGTGATGGACGGCCTGGAGGCCACGCAGGTGCTCCACTCGCGTCCGTCGCCGCCGGCCGTGGTCGTGCTGACCACCTTCGACGCCGACGACCACGTCCTGCGCGCCGTGGCGGCGGGCGCCGACGGCTTCCTGCTCAAGGACACCGCGCCCGCCGACATCGTCGGCGCCATCCGCACCGTGGCGGCGGGCGACGCGATGCTGTCACCGTCCGCCACCCGCAGCCTGGTCTCGCGGCTGCGCGGGAGCTCGCCGAGCGCGCGCACCTCCACCGCCGCCGACCGGCTGACGGTGCTGACCGAGCGTGAGCTCGAGGTCGCCGTGTGCGTGGGCCGCGGGCTCAGCAACTCCGAGATCGCCTCGGAGCTCTACCTGTCGATCCCGACCGTCAAGTCGCACGTCTCACGCCTGCTCACCAAGCTCGAGTGCACCAACCGCGTGCAGGTGGCGATGGTCGTGCACGACGCGGGCCTCGTCTAG